A region of the Mytilus edulis chromosome 11, xbMytEdul2.2, whole genome shotgun sequence genome:
aagttaactcCATAGTTGCAATGAGATATGACAGAGACAAACTGTTGAATAGGATAGAGAAAGAAAAACATCCGAACATTCGAGTTTTCCATGGCAACCATCCAAATAAAGGATATTATTACCAATGGCAACATAGTTATGAGGTATGTGAAGGCAATGGCTAATAACATTACTGTTGTCCTGTGAGATCTCGCTACCACACGTGACCTCAAAGTTAAACTGACAGCAGCTTTTCGCACGCAATATATCTGATAAATAACTAGAGTGTTACATATCAAAACCAGTAAAAACGGAAGGGTAAGTACCAGTGTCAGTTGATAAAAATAGATATGGAGTTCAATATACTCTGGATGCGTATACGTATCACCTTGACAAAGTCCACCGATATTTTTCATCATAATAAAACGAAATATTTGAGTGAAACTCATAACCAACAATATTGAAAAAATTGTCACACATGCCCCTGTTTGTGTTCTGATTAAGGTTTTCTTGAATGGCAAGCACATGGCTATAACTCGCTCAGCCGCCATTCCAACAATTAGCCAAGATGACATTAGGTAACACACGTGTTCATAAAAGCTGAACATTTGACACGAGAGGTCGCTGTAATACGTAAAGACGCCATCTTTTCCATTGTCAACCATCATCTCGTGAATCAATGTTATTTGCCGATTTATCAAACAAAGGCTGTCGAATACTGCCAACGCACACAGGAAGTGACTGTAAGATTTCCTTCGGAGGGACTTGGTTTTCATCAATAAAAATGACATAACATTTCCACAGATTCCGACAACCACGATGATTGGAGTTATTATCTGTTGTGTCCAAAATCCCCATCTCGCTGGTTCTTGACCTGTAAAAAAtatcgaatatttttttttttcaagcagaAATACTGTATGTCATTTTTatgtttcgtttattgttttgtatataaaccAGCTTGTTGcttttcttttttgaaatgttttacgtATCACTAGCTATGCAGTattgatttttgtctcattgttgaaggccatacaacTGACCTCTGTGTTAtttagtctctggtggatagttgtttgaTTGGTATTCATACCCCCTCTCCTTAAGCTCAACAGGAATTATAacaacttccgaagcaaggttgtcggctcgCCGGACATTCCCGAAGTCTTATGAGCTTCAgtccttgcttggaagttggAATTATAAAAGATATTGGACAGTAAAACACCAGTAAAACTAACATTTTATCCGACTAAAAATAAGATGTAACtagtaaaagatttttttatatataggtaTACTTTACGAGGTTAGAGAATTCGTCTCAATTTGTTTGTAATCATGGTTTTTGTCTCCCCTTATTAGCAGGCGACTTTTTGATAgttggtttgtttgtttatttgtttgtttgctttaaATTGTCTGTCCCTGTCCACATTTCATACTAATGTGGGTTTGTTTTGTCTATATTATCCTTTAAATTTGAGCACCACATTattaactttttgttttgtttgcacTCTTTTTCTCTGTATATCATTTCGTCCATTTTTCTGTCGATATGACCCATTATTCCGTGTTTAACCGAATTCAGACGCTCTTAATTGTAATGACTTACCGATAGCTAGTAGTGTTTCGTTTGTATCATTCAAATCCATATGCTGAAATTAGATAGAAAAGCATCAGCGATATATTctatatatagaaaagaaaatgtggtgtaaatgccaatgagacaactcttaacaagtgaccaaatgacacagaaattaacaattgtaTGTAGGTCaacttacagccttcaacaatgagctaagtcCATGTTGAGTGGACTGTTAAAAtgaggtaaaaactctaatttgacatttagagaacatagggaacatgtgtactgagtttcaagttgattggacttcaatttaatcaaaaactacctcaaccaaaaactttaacatgaagcgggacggatggacggacgcacagaccacaaaacataatgcccataaatggtccgagtacacagttatcgtcctttgattttcgttgtcgaatatagtccttagtgtggacagtgtgttacttgccaatttttgtt
Encoded here:
- the LOC139495258 gene encoding G-protein coupled receptor daf-37-like, with protein sequence MDLNDTNETLLAIGQEPARWGFWTQQIITPIIVVVGICGNVMSFLLMKTKSLRRKSYSHFLCALAVFDSLCLINRQITLIHEMMVDNGKDGVFTYYSDLSCQMFSFYEHVCYLMSSWLIVGMAAERVIAMCLPFKKTLIRTQTGACVTIFSILLVMSFTQIFRFIMMKNIGGLCQGDTYTHPEYIELHIYFYQLTLVLTLPFLLVLICNTLVIYQIYCVRKAAVSLTLRSRVVARSHRTTVMLLAIAFTYLITMLPLVIISFIWMVAMENSNVRMFFFLYPIQQFVSVISHCNYGVNFFIYILSGRSFRFELRRVFWIERRSTISTTKTREEIMRLQ